In the Plodia interpunctella isolate USDA-ARS_2022_Savannah chromosome 6, ilPloInte3.2, whole genome shotgun sequence genome, one interval contains:
- the LOC128670563 gene encoding dual specificity protein kinase splB-like, translated as MFKMREILRILFVVWFAFLLVVRCDNVDVPDSPEEARNEEVERIVKPSILSGVRRASPASNTSTARDSHLLSVLAARRKQLKSGHAAILSALPALAQAARKGNTTFAKIEIRDANNVTVKRLTFEATPPNKLYSADKDRQDVRPHIFVPKSFQENRSRLAFDNKRRDHLNANKNTPDRMTDSSVVYVPPEKLEGLDKEVELDPEEEFQVDESNHGLYLLNYSDTENVTQSPVLNKTTTTIVNDIKQNTTVKIESTTLPMNTTNPNITEELQKEKEQQKESNEDKSETNTIANSTDSKSTQLVNIENEKEKENNTVFMSDEIINHFRHLESELTVEEMAPFIYFGQKLGGQVSDNLTNSPSLSASTKSVNFIAAPLEKRKFNSRYSATEKYKNTSVDEEEVNEEMDVSVVKNTIEKNKIRNTVKGPAPARHVGLVNAYRKYSSSTPATTKSPTIAQLNVTEQIIFNVTPITVDKNKENNQTNVTSTNKESLNITNKTNSTTTVKDNPYKFNITSVPRNYTRSYFNLRRRPTRVTASSTAENIVPTLVNTTTEKTSTSVYTAVVTSVSITSSMKAKNITDGLDVDNSTIPEVKEYELNSTIPKAILLNETETSTVTSSTYRPYKHRIRIRTTTTESSMNSNPSSSPIVLQPSNPPTSEMPTTSRISERLASLLRQNVYETLANGSTVRPKNILRRRRPTTTSTTSTTTTPEPPSSFYISSESPITLPTQGTSSNIPPVTTEAIHSDVTQSVSTFKPFVVTSKTSSQSKSKPVLVATSAPSTNISESNNTSANVTKDSEEEGTVTKNEEVVIEAEKNYTASYVLAGLGFLPVGAIIAFVLRNVLNKKTKEIDTEYEGYFDDGEIKKESPITPVARPPMPPPTKPDQKWEFPRNKLRLQTLLGQGNFGQVWKAEADDLNGHDGLTRLVAVKTIKETASQKEKQELLHEIYIMQKIGTHPNVVTILACCTEQEPYLLIMEYVMCGKLLTYLRERRSRPDRFSGSGALTSRDLTVFAYCVARGMDYIASKGIVHRDLAARNVLVDHNKLCKIADFGMSRAAGAAARAARSALPVRWMAPEALLYNVYSHHTDVWAFGILLWEIVTLGSTPYAAMSGREVLSAVTEGYRLERPAHCKPQLYRAMHACWHADPSQRPSFAALKAQLAELLDNEPSEGNYVDLDSFYQESSVYSDPSAIINDDEGLSAEYDRERRCFRDLGNKGGSQFESRPFAFSKPAGAPRRALFSDGEFNDRAFSDNSFPDKTFPDTNFAERKDGKLSTSSFHRERERENPLVSRNSFNGFPRIGTRDGHFQLIPDGRNNRVSEFECDI; from the exons GAGTCCGCCGCGCGTCCCCGGCCAGCAACACGAGCACCGCCCGCGACTCGCACCTACTGTCTGTGCTGGCTGCCAGGAGAAAACAGCTAAAGAGCGGACATGCTGCCATACTGAGCGCGCTCCCAGCGCTGGCTCAAGCTGCTAGGAA GGGCAACACAACCTTCGCAAAGATAGAAATTCGAGATGCAAACAACGTGACTGTGAAAAGATTGACGTTTGAAGCGACTCCTccaaataaactatattcTGCTGACAAAGACAGACAAGATGTCAGGCCACACATCTTTGTGCCCAAGTCCTTTCAGGAAAACAGGAGTAGGCTAGCATTCGACAATAAAAGACGAGACCActtaaatgctaataaaaacaCTCCTGATAGAATGACAGACAGTTCAGTAGTCTACGTCCCACCTGAAAAATTAGAAGGATTAGATAAAGAAGTAGAGTTAGACCCAGAGGAAGAGTTTCAAGTGGATGAATCAAATCATGGCCTATATTTGCTTAATTATTCTGACACAGAAAACGTCACTCAAAGTCCAGTCTTAAATAAAACGACAACTACAATTGTTAacgatataaaacaaaataccaCAGTTAAAATTGAATCTACAACTTTACCCATGAATACCACGAATCCAAATATAACAGaagaattacaaaaagaaaaagaacaaCAAAAAGAAAGCAATGAAGATAAATCAGAAACAAACACTATTGCTAATAGTACAGACTCTAAAAGTACGCAATTAGTGAACATTGagaatgaaaaagaaaaagaaaataacacgGTATTTATGtctgatgaaataattaatcattttaGACATCTAGAATCAGAGTTAACTGTAGAGGAGATGGCgccatttatttactttggaCAGAAACTTGGAGGTCAGGTCAGCGATAATTTAACAAACTCTCCTTCATTATCAGCTTCCACAAAATCAGTTAATTTCATAGCAGCTccattagaaaaaagaaaattcaattCTAGATATTCAGCGACAGAAAAATACAAGAATACAAGTgtagatgaagaagaagttaATGAAGAAATGGATGTATCTGTTGTTAAAAATaccatagaaaaaaataaaataaggaacACTGTAAAAGGACCTGCCCCTGCGCGTCATGTAGGTTTAGTAAATGCATATAGGAAATACTCTAGTTCTACGCCAGCTACTACTAAGTCACCAACTATTGCACAACTTAATGTTACTGagcaaatcatttttaatgtcACCCCAATTActgtagataaaaataaagagaatAATCAAACAAATGTTACTAGTACGAATAAAGAATCtttaaatatcacaaataaaacgaattctACTACAACTGTGAAGGATAATCcttataagtttaatattaCTTCTGTTCCAAGAAATTACACAAGAAGTTACTTTAATTTGCGCAGAAGGCCTACTCGAGTCACAGCTTCCTCCACAGCTGAAAACATTGTACCGACTCTTGTTAATACTACTACAGAAAAAACATCAACATCTGTTTATACAGCCGTGGTTACCTCTGTTTCTATAACGTCCTCTATGAAAGCCAAAAATATTACTGATGGATTGGATGTAGATAATAGTACTATTCCAGAAGTAAAAGAATATGAACTTAATAGTACTATTCCTAAAGCAATTCTTTTAAATGAGACGGAGACATCAACAGTGACTTCCTCGACTTATAGACCATACAAGCACAGAATTAGAATAAGAACTACAACTACAGAAAGCAGTATGAACTCAAATCCAAGTTCTTCACCCATAGTTTTACAACCATCTAATCCTCCCACCAGTGAAATGCCAACAACTTCTCGTATATCCGAAAGATTGGCTAGTTTATTACGACAAAATGTTTATGAGACTTTGGCGAATGGTAGTACAGTAAGGCCGAAAAATATACTACGAAGGCGACGTCCAACCACTACATCCACCACATCTACAACAACTACTCCAGAGCCACCatcttcattttatatatcgaGCGAATCGCCAATTACATTACCTACACAAGGAACTTCTAGCAATATTCCTCCAGTAACAACAGAAGCAATACATTCTGATGTAACTCAAAGTGTTTCAACATTTAAACCATTCGTAGTAACTTCCAAAACTTCATCACAGTCTAAATCAAAACCTGTATTGGTTGCAACAAGCGCACCTTCAACTAATATTAGTGAATCAAATAATACTTCTGCAAATGTAACTAAGGATAGCGAGGAAGAAGGTACTGTAACAAAGAACGAAGAAGTAGTCATAGAAGCTGAAAAGAATTACACTGCATCATATGTGTTGGCCGGGTTGGGATTCCTGCCTGTTGGAGCTATTATAGCTTTTGTTTTAAGAAACGTTCTTAATAAGAAAACCAAAGAAATTGATACGGAGTACGAGGGATACTTCGACGATGGTGAGATCAAGAAAGAGTCCCCGATTACACCGGTCGCACGACCACCAATGCCACCGCCGACCAAACCTGACCAAAAATGGGAATTTCCAAGAAATAAGCTAAGGCTGCAGACGTTGCTGGGTCAAGGAAACTTTGGCcag GTATGGAAAGCTGAAGCAGATGATTTAAACGGGCACGATGGTTTGACGCGTCTGGTAGCCGTCAAGACGATTAAGGAAACCGCATCTCAGAAGGAGAAACAGGAGCTTCTGCACGAGATCTACATCATGCAAAAAATCGGAACCCATCCCAATGTGGTTACCATTTTGGCATGCTGTACAGAACAAG AGCCCTATCTCCTAATAATGGAGTACGTGATGTGCGGCAAACTGCTGACGTACCTGCGTGAGCGCCGCTCGCGGCCCGACCGCTTCAGCGGCAGCGGCGCGCTCACCTCCCGCGACCTCACCGTCTTCGCCTACTGCGTCGCTAGGGGCATGGACTACATCGCTTCCAAAGGG atcGTGCACCGCGACCTGGCAGCGCGCAACGTGCTGGTGGACCACAACAAGCTGTGCAAGATCGCGGACTTCGGCATGTCGCGAGCCGCCGGCGCCGCGGCCCGCGCCGCGCGCTCGGCGCTGCCCGTGCGCTGGATGGCGCCCGAGGCGCTGCTCTACAACGTCTACAGCCACCACACCGACGTGTGGGCCTTCGGCATTCTGCTGTGGGAGATTGTTACTTTAG GTTCGACGCCGTACGCGGCGATGTCGGGCCGCGAGGTGCTGTCGGCGGTGACGGAGGGCTACCGGCTGGAGCGGCCGGCGCACTGCAAGCCGCAGCTGTACCGCGCCATGCACGCGTGCTGGCACGCCGACCCCTCGCAGCGGCCCTCCTTCGCCGCGCTCAAGGCCCAGCTCGCCGAACTCCTCGACAACGAGCCCTCGGAAGGAAACTACGTAGACCTGGACTCGTTCTATCAAGAGTCTTCAGTCTACAGCGATCCGTCGGCGATCATCAACGACGATGAAGGGTTGTCCGCGGAGTATGATCGTGAAAGGCGGTGTTTTAGGGA CCTGGGTAACAAAGGCGGGTCGCAGTTCGAGAGCCGGCCGTTCGCGTTCAGCAAGCCGGCCggcgcgccgcgccgcgcgctGTTCTCCGACGGCGAGTTCAACGACCGCGCCTTCTCCGACAACAGCTTCCCCGACAAAACCTTCCCCGACACGAACTTCGCCGAAAGAAAAGACGGGAAACTCTCGACCTCCAGTTTCCACAGAGAAAGGGAGCGCGAGAATCCCCTCGTCAGTAGAAATAGCTTTAACGGGTTCCCGAGGATCGGCACCAGAGACGGCCACTTCCAGTTGATCCCCGACGGGAGGAACAACAGGGTTTCGGAATTCGaatgtgacatttaa